The following are from one region of the Methyloversatilis discipulorum genome:
- the secB gene encoding protein-export chaperone SecB, with protein MADEAVQPQQPQGPVFSIEKVYVKDLSLEVPNAPEIFLTRENPNVQIQLQTEGKAVQDGVFDVTLTVTVTAKIGEKTMFLVEVRQAGIFQIRNVPQEDLQPILGIACPNILFPYARESVSDAVNRAGFPPVVLAPVNFEALYQQRAQQAAAGQDGAPTVQ; from the coding sequence ATGGCCGACGAAGCAGTGCAACCCCAACAGCCCCAGGGCCCGGTGTTCTCCATCGAGAAGGTCTACGTGAAGGACCTGTCGCTCGAAGTCCCGAACGCCCCGGAAATCTTCCTGACCCGCGAAAACCCGAACGTGCAGATCCAGCTGCAGACGGAAGGCAAGGCGGTGCAGGACGGCGTGTTCGACGTGACGCTGACCGTCACCGTCACCGCCAAGATCGGCGAGAAGACGATGTTCCTGGTCGAAGTGCGCCAGGCCGGCATCTTCCAGATCCGCAACGTGCCGCAGGAAGACCTGCAGCCCATCCTCGGTATCGCCTGCCCGAACATCCTGTTCCCGTACGCCCGCGAAAGCGTGTCGGACGCGGTGAATCGCGCCGGCTTCCCGCCGGTCGTGCTGGCGCCGGTCAACTTCGAAGCGCTCTACCAGCAGCGCGCGCAGCAGGCCGCAGCCGGCCAGGACGGCGCGCCGACGGTTCAGTGA
- a CDS encoding murein hydrolase activator EnvC family protein, translated as MKRWLIRALLCALPGAAFAERAVQSSPEQLRALQQRMEALRDELNQSESAHREARDELRSSEKAISDASRALRDIAGRRKAVESALAQTRKDVAAGEERLRTQQSQLAQLLRGHQRAGEADALRHLLSGTDPNQSARDLHYLRSLSKSQLRLMDDHRATLTRQRELLAQQDAQLDEIRTLEAERERERGKLQAEHDVRRKVLDRIATQLRTERKELAQLKRDEARLSRLIESLSRRSARSAPPKTPAAGPTEDSPAPAGRESRGPVVQSAPVDHGGIAFPKLRGRLPWPASGELARRFGAQGADGGTPLRGIFIRAAAGDVKAVAAGTVVFADWLRGFGNLVIVDHGDNYLSVYGNNEAVLKSVGAAVRAGEVIASIGASGGASESGLYFELRHQGQALDPLKWVAR; from the coding sequence GTGAAGCGCTGGCTGATCCGGGCGCTGCTGTGCGCATTGCCCGGAGCCGCCTTCGCCGAGCGCGCAGTCCAGTCCAGCCCGGAACAGCTGCGCGCGCTGCAGCAGCGCATGGAAGCGCTGCGCGATGAACTGAACCAGTCGGAAAGCGCCCACCGCGAAGCCCGCGACGAGCTGCGCAGCTCCGAAAAAGCCATTTCCGACGCCAGCCGCGCGCTGCGCGACATCGCCGGCCGCCGCAAGGCGGTCGAAAGCGCACTTGCGCAGACGCGCAAGGACGTGGCCGCCGGCGAGGAACGCCTGCGTACCCAGCAATCGCAACTGGCGCAACTGCTGCGCGGCCACCAGCGCGCCGGTGAGGCCGACGCACTGCGCCACCTGCTGTCCGGCACCGACCCCAACCAGAGCGCACGCGACCTGCATTACCTGCGCAGCCTGTCGAAAAGCCAGCTCAGGCTGATGGACGACCATCGTGCGACGCTGACGCGCCAGCGCGAGTTGCTGGCGCAGCAGGACGCCCAGCTGGACGAAATCCGCACGCTGGAGGCCGAACGCGAGCGCGAACGCGGCAAGCTGCAGGCCGAGCACGATGTGCGGCGCAAGGTGCTCGACCGCATCGCCACCCAGTTGCGCACCGAACGCAAGGAACTGGCCCAGCTCAAGCGCGACGAGGCGCGGCTGAGCCGGCTGATCGAATCGCTGTCGCGGCGCAGCGCCCGCAGCGCGCCGCCGAAGACGCCCGCGGCAGGCCCGACCGAGGACTCGCCGGCGCCAGCGGGCCGCGAAAGCCGCGGCCCGGTCGTGCAGTCAGCGCCGGTCGATCACGGCGGCATCGCCTTCCCGAAATTGCGCGGCCGCCTGCCGTGGCCGGCCAGTGGCGAACTTGCGCGCCGCTTCGGTGCCCAAGGCGCGGATGGCGGAACACCGCTGCGCGGCATCTTCATCCGCGCAGCGGCAGGCGACGTCAAGGCGGTGGCTGCCGGTACCGTGGTGTTCGCCGACTGGCTGCGCGGTTTCGGCAACCTGGTCATCGTCGACCACGGCGACAACTATCTGAGCGTCTATGGCAACAACGAAGCGGTGCTGAAGTCGGTCGGCGCAGCGGTGCGCGCCGGCGAGGTGATCGCCTCGATAGGCGCCAGCGGTGGGGCTTCGGAATCGGGTTTATACTTTGAATTGCGGCATCAGGGACAGGCGCTGGACCCGCTGAAATGGGTCGCCCGCTAG
- the grxC gene encoding glutaredoxin 3, with protein MAHVLMYTSGYCPYCVQAERLLVSKGVTDIEKVRVDTDPARRTEMMEKTGRRTVPQIYIDDFHVGGCDDLHALDREGKLDPLLQA; from the coding sequence ATGGCACACGTACTGATGTACACCAGCGGTTACTGCCCCTACTGCGTGCAGGCGGAGCGCCTGCTCGTGTCCAAGGGCGTGACCGACATCGAGAAAGTGCGGGTCGACACCGATCCGGCACGGCGTACTGAAATGATGGAGAAAACCGGCAGGCGTACCGTGCCGCAGATCTACATCGACGACTTCCATGTGGGCGGGTGCGACGATCTGCACGCACTCGACCGCGAAGGCAAGCTGGACCCGCTGCTGCAGGCCTGA
- a CDS encoding rhodanese-like domain-containing protein: protein MEFLTQNNNYLWAISALISGVALLVMTVRTKTSGPRLTPAQATQLINREDAQVIDVREQPEWAKGRIAGSRHIPVGQLDQRIGDLEKFKERPLIVVCASGMRSASACSTLRKAGFEKVFALDGGIGAWEQAGLPLTKK, encoded by the coding sequence ATGGAATTCCTGACTCAGAACAACAACTACCTCTGGGCCATTTCGGCCCTGATCAGCGGCGTCGCGCTGCTCGTCATGACGGTGCGCACGAAGACCTCGGGACCGCGGCTGACGCCGGCACAGGCGACGCAACTGATCAACCGCGAGGACGCGCAAGTGATCGACGTGCGCGAACAGCCCGAATGGGCCAAGGGCCGCATCGCCGGTTCGCGCCACATTCCGGTCGGCCAGCTCGACCAGCGCATCGGTGACCTGGAAAAGTTCAAGGAGCGCCCGCTCATCGTCGTCTGCGCCAGCGGCATGCGTTCCGCCAGCGCCTGCTCGACGCTGCGCAAGGCCGGTTTCGAAAAGGTGTTTGCACTCGACGGCGGCATCGGCGCCTGGGAACAGGCCGGTCTGCCACTGACCAAGAAGTGA
- a CDS encoding NAD(P)H-dependent glycerol-3-phosphate dehydrogenase: MSASARCGACEPRPPRMKIAVLGAGAWGTALAVAYAADHDVTLWTRDAAHAQALRASRRNERYLPEIALPDGIRIDADIAHALAGCELALIATPIAGLREALHAVAASGVPAVLWACKGFEAGTGLLPHAVADEVLPAAVSRGALSGPSFAVEVARGQPTAITVASNDLAFATRVAAELHSPRLRLYAQDDLTGVEVGGAVKNVLAIATGVCDGLGFGLNARAALITRGLAEIARLGEALGGHGITFMGLAGMGDLILTCTGDLSRNRRVGLMLAEGLSLDAVLQKLGHVAEGVSTAREAAALARRMGVDMPITRAVADVLDGRLSAAQAAERLLARDPKVEQEAVLERADEADLGALQPGAQSG; encoded by the coding sequence TTGTCCGCATCGGCCAGGTGTGGGGCCTGTGAGCCCCGCCCGCCACGCATGAAGATCGCCGTCCTCGGCGCCGGTGCCTGGGGCACCGCGCTGGCCGTCGCCTACGCGGCCGATCACGATGTCACCCTCTGGACGCGCGACGCGGCGCACGCGCAGGCGCTGCGCGCGTCGCGTCGCAACGAGCGCTACCTGCCCGAGATCGCACTGCCGGACGGCATCCGCATCGACGCCGACATCGCGCACGCGCTGGCCGGCTGCGAACTCGCACTGATCGCCACGCCGATCGCCGGTCTGCGCGAGGCGCTGCATGCCGTCGCCGCGTCCGGCGTGCCTGCCGTGCTGTGGGCGTGCAAGGGCTTCGAAGCCGGCACCGGCCTGCTGCCGCATGCGGTGGCGGACGAGGTGTTGCCCGCGGCGGTCAGCCGCGGCGCACTGAGCGGCCCCAGCTTCGCGGTCGAGGTGGCGCGCGGCCAGCCGACCGCGATCACCGTCGCCAGCAACGACCTCGCTTTTGCCACCCGCGTCGCCGCCGAACTGCACAGCCCGCGGCTGCGCCTGTACGCGCAGGACGATCTGACCGGCGTCGAGGTCGGCGGTGCGGTCAAGAACGTGCTAGCCATCGCCACCGGTGTCTGCGACGGACTGGGTTTCGGGCTCAATGCACGCGCTGCGCTGATCACCCGCGGTCTGGCCGAAATCGCCCGCCTCGGCGAAGCACTGGGCGGCCACGGCATCACCTTCATGGGTCTGGCCGGCATGGGCGACCTGATACTGACCTGTACCGGTGATCTGTCGCGCAATCGCCGCGTCGGCCTGATGCTGGCCGAAGGCCTGTCGCTCGACGCGGTGCTGCAGAAGCTGGGCCACGTCGCCGAAGGGGTGTCGACGGCGCGCGAAGCCGCTGCGCTGGCGCGCCGCATGGGCGTCGACATGCCGATCACGCGCGCCGTCGCCGACGTGCTCGATGGCCGCCTCAGCGCGGCACAGGCGGCCGAAAGACTGCTGGCGCGCGACCCCAAGGTGGAACAGGAAGCGGTGCTCGAACGCGCCGACGAGGCCGACCTCGGCGCTCTGCAGCCGGGTGCTCAGTCCGGCTGA
- a CDS encoding S41 family peptidase has product MQKKLQQTGLVMIGLCAGVLLSLNFSANANKPVGSTLPVEELRQFADVLNAVKSGYVEPVDDKKLITHAISGMLSGLDPHSAYLDQDAFKDLQAGTQGEFGGLGIEVGMEDGFVKVVSPIEDTPAFRAGVKAGDLIIKLDDTSTKGLTLSDAVKRMRGKPDTSIRLTIARKGEAKPIEVTLTREIIKVQSVKSKLVEPGYGYLRLTQFQEASAEDLAKHIGKLYKEGELKGLVLDLRNDPGGLLHGAVGVSAAFLPPKATVVSTDGRTEDAKRRFIAAPEDYLRGSREDYLATLPAGAKSVPMVVLVNSGSASASEIVAGALQDHKRAVIMGTQTFGKGSVQTIMPLANNTAIKLTTARYYTPNGRSIQAKGIVPDIIVEETPNGSGGGIRLREADLDRHLGNDKEPEEAAPKPAAGAKGKPAKDEDEEAKPAAPFEFATASDYQFTQALNLLKGLQIIQKN; this is encoded by the coding sequence ATGCAAAAGAAGCTGCAGCAAACCGGGCTGGTCATGATCGGACTGTGTGCCGGGGTACTGCTCAGTCTCAATTTCTCCGCCAACGCGAACAAGCCGGTCGGCAGCACGCTGCCGGTCGAGGAACTGCGCCAGTTCGCCGACGTGCTGAATGCGGTGAAGTCGGGCTATGTCGAGCCGGTCGATGACAAGAAGCTGATCACCCACGCGATCAGCGGCATGCTGTCCGGTCTCGACCCGCACTCGGCCTACCTCGACCAGGACGCGTTCAAGGATCTGCAGGCCGGTACCCAGGGCGAATTCGGTGGTCTCGGTATCGAGGTCGGCATGGAAGACGGCTTCGTCAAGGTGGTTTCGCCGATCGAGGACACACCTGCCTTCCGCGCCGGCGTCAAGGCGGGCGACCTGATCATCAAGCTGGACGACACCTCGACCAAGGGGCTGACGCTGAGCGACGCGGTCAAGCGCATGCGCGGCAAGCCGGACACCAGCATCCGCCTGACCATTGCGCGCAAGGGCGAGGCGAAGCCGATCGAGGTGACGCTGACGCGCGAAATCATCAAGGTGCAGTCGGTGAAGTCGAAGCTGGTCGAACCCGGCTACGGTTACCTGCGCCTGACGCAGTTCCAGGAGGCCAGTGCCGAGGATCTCGCCAAGCACATCGGCAAGCTGTACAAGGAAGGTGAACTGAAAGGTCTGGTGCTCGACCTGCGCAACGACCCGGGCGGCCTGCTGCACGGCGCCGTTGGCGTATCCGCCGCCTTCCTGCCGCCGAAGGCGACCGTGGTGTCGACCGACGGCCGCACCGAAGACGCCAAGCGCCGCTTCATTGCCGCGCCGGAAGATTACCTGCGCGGATCGCGCGAGGACTATCTCGCCACGCTGCCCGCCGGCGCCAAGTCGGTGCCCATGGTGGTGCTGGTCAATTCGGGCTCGGCCTCGGCGTCGGAAATCGTCGCCGGCGCGCTGCAGGACCACAAGCGCGCAGTCATCATGGGCACCCAGACCTTCGGCAAGGGTTCGGTGCAGACCATCATGCCGCTGGCCAACAACACCGCGATCAAGCTGACGACGGCGCGTTACTACACGCCGAACGGCCGCTCGATCCAGGCCAAGGGCATCGTGCCGGACATCATCGTCGAAGAGACGCCGAATGGCAGCGGCGGCGGCATCCGCCTGCGCGAAGCCGACCTCGACCGTCACCTCGGCAACGACAAGGAACCCGAGGAGGCCGCGCCGAAGCCTGCCGCTGGCGCCAAGGGCAAGCCGGCGAAGGACGAGGACGAGGAAGCCAAGCCGGCTGCGCCGTTCGAGTTCGCCACCGCATCGGATTACCAGTTCACCCAGGCCTTGAATCTGCTGAAGGGATTGCAGATCATCCAGAAAAACTGA
- the gpmA gene encoding 2,3-diphosphoglycerate-dependent phosphoglycerate mutase, which translates to MYKLVLLRHGESVWNKENRFTGWTDVGLTDKGEIEAREAGRLLNREGYRFDMAFTSVLKRANKTLYVALEQLNLMWIPIRPTWRLNERHYGALQGLNKAQTAQKFGEEQVLVWRRSYDTPPPALEEDDPRLDRKNPRYAEVPDEQFPRTECLKDTVARVIPFWDAEIAPQIKAGKNVLIVAHGNSLRALIKYLDNVSEQDILGLNIPTAQPLVYELDENLKPIRHYYLGDQEAIRAAIDAVANQSRAVPQRQRPPIPETEEPQTAEQRAPWME; encoded by the coding sequence ATGTACAAGCTCGTTCTGCTGCGCCACGGCGAATCCGTCTGGAACAAGGAAAACCGTTTCACCGGATGGACCGACGTCGGTCTGACCGACAAAGGCGAAATCGAGGCCCGCGAAGCCGGCCGCCTGCTCAACCGCGAAGGTTATCGCTTCGACATGGCCTTCACTTCGGTGCTCAAGCGCGCCAACAAGACACTCTATGTCGCGCTCGAACAACTGAACCTGATGTGGATTCCGATCCGTCCGACCTGGCGCCTGAACGAGCGTCACTACGGCGCGCTGCAGGGCCTGAACAAGGCGCAGACGGCGCAGAAGTTCGGCGAGGAACAGGTGCTGGTGTGGCGCCGCTCCTACGACACGCCGCCGCCGGCGCTGGAAGAGGACGATCCGCGCCTCGATCGCAAGAACCCGCGCTACGCCGAAGTGCCGGACGAGCAGTTCCCGCGCACCGAATGCCTGAAGGACACCGTGGCCCGCGTCATCCCGTTCTGGGACGCCGAGATCGCACCGCAGATCAAGGCCGGCAAGAACGTGCTCATCGTTGCCCACGGCAACAGCCTGCGCGCGCTGATCAAGTACCTCGACAACGTGTCGGAACAGGACATCCTCGGCCTGAACATCCCGACCGCCCAGCCGCTGGTGTATGAGCTGGACGAAAACCTGAAGCCGATCCGCCACTACTACCTCGGCGACCAGGAAGCCATCCGCGCCGCCATCGACGCCGTGGCCAACCAGAGCCGCGCCGTGCCGCAGCGCCAGCGTCCGCCCATCCCCGAAACCGAAGAGCCGCAGACGGCCGAACAGCGCGCACCGTGGATGGAGTGA
- a CDS encoding SH3 domain-containing protein, translating to MKRIALAALAAFAIAPAAQAAGLEYRSLADVAVMYDAPSKQARQQYVIARQTPVEVVRTQAGWVKVREPGGMLAWVESSALSPQRTVIVSVDKARILAKPEDNAALVFEAERRVLLEPVSEPAPAGWARVKHRDGQSGFVRIGQVWGL from the coding sequence ATGAAGCGCATCGCGCTGGCGGCGCTGGCCGCCTTCGCCATCGCCCCGGCCGCCCAGGCGGCGGGGCTCGAATATCGCTCGCTTGCCGACGTCGCCGTCATGTACGACGCGCCGTCGAAGCAGGCGCGCCAGCAGTACGTGATCGCGCGCCAGACGCCGGTCGAGGTCGTGCGCACGCAAGCCGGCTGGGTCAAGGTGCGCGAGCCGGGCGGCATGCTCGCCTGGGTCGAATCGTCGGCGCTGTCACCGCAGCGCACCGTCATCGTCAGCGTCGACAAGGCGCGCATTCTGGCCAAGCCGGAAGACAACGCAGCGCTGGTGTTCGAGGCCGAACGCCGCGTGCTGCTCGAACCGGTGTCGGAACCGGCGCCGGCCGGCTGGGCGCGCGTGAAGCACCGCGACGGCCAGAGCGGCTTTGTCCGCATCGGCCAGGTGTGGGGCCTGTGA
- a CDS encoding tRNA (cytidine(34)-2'-O)-methyltransferase encodes MFHIVLYQPEIPPNTGNVMRLCANGGFRLHLVKPLGFDISDKQLKRAGMDYRDLINVTVHEDWAALSAALALQPEDSRLYALSTRGRVAHTTPHYRAGDIFLFGQETAGLPGSLLDTVPAAQRLRIPMRPDCRSLNLSNSVAIVAYEAWRQHGFDGALQPD; translated from the coding sequence ATGTTCCACATCGTCCTGTACCAGCCCGAAATTCCACCGAACACCGGCAACGTGATGCGCCTGTGCGCCAACGGCGGCTTCCGCCTGCACCTGGTGAAGCCGCTCGGCTTCGACATCAGCGACAAGCAGCTGAAGCGCGCCGGCATGGACTACCGCGACCTGATCAATGTGACGGTGCATGAGGACTGGGCGGCGCTGTCGGCAGCCCTTGCGCTGCAGCCGGAGGACAGCCGGCTGTACGCACTGAGCACGCGCGGGCGGGTGGCGCACACGACGCCGCACTACCGTGCCGGCGACATCTTCCTGTTCGGTCAGGAAACCGCCGGACTGCCGGGCAGCCTGCTCGACACGGTGCCGGCGGCACAGCGCCTGCGCATTCCGATGCGTCCGGACTGTCGCAGCCTGAACCTGAGCAATTCGGTCGCCATCGTCGCCTACGAGGCATGGCGACAGCACGGCTTCGACGGCGCGCTTCAGCCGGACTGA